The Gorilla gorilla gorilla isolate KB3781 chromosome 11, NHGRI_mGorGor1-v2.1_pri, whole genome shotgun sequence genome contains the following window.
ACAATggcatgtttaaaataaatatcagggGTTAGGGACCCACGCTGGGGAGGACAGGTTCGCGGGGGTGGGTGCGATGGGGCGTGGTTTCAGAGCTGAGTCGCCGCCCCGGTGGAGCTGGGCATTGGCTTTCCGGATGAAGAAAACCATGTGTAGCTGGTCTTGGAACCTGacatgcctgggttcaaatctgagCCACCACGGGACTTGAGTAATCCATTTcgccttcctgagcctcagtttcctcattggctAAGTGAGAATAACGATAGCACCTTTGTTGCAAAGAATTAAACCTGACGTGAAAGTGTACttaacatagtgcctggcacgAAAAACGCCTGCTATAAATGGTATTAGTTATTACTTACCTGCCAAAGAAGTTCATCTCCGTCTTGACTGTTTGCCTTGCTGCTTTTTTGTGGCTTTTCCTCCAAAGATACGTTTGCCTGGTAAATAACTCTTGGCTTGTGCTGACTTGTTAAAGCTCAGCATGTATTTCTCGGACAGCTTCTAATAGAATGCCGCCTTTGAGGCTGTCTGGGGCCTCTGACTGCAGGTAGATTGATGAGTAAAGGGTGGTAATTCCTGCAGTAATGCGATGAACACTGCTGCTTACGAAGATGGCAGACTTGAGTTCTCCTTCCTGCCCCTGTGATCTTGCAGTCTATTATTACACCTTCCTGGGGCCTTGAAtatcctcatctggaaaatgggatcTGAGATCCTTTTCAGCTCCCAACATTCattgtgtcccaggctggagtgcagtggcacagtcacggctcactgcagcctaccgggctcaagcagtcttcccacctcagcctcccaagtaactggaattacatgTACGCACCGCCAcatccggctgatttttgtgtttttagtagagacggggtttcaccatgttccccacgctggtctcgaactcgtgggctcaagtgatcctcccaccttggcttcccaaagtgctgagattacaggtgtgagccaacccCCTACACATACACCTAACCTTTATATTTAGTAGCTCTACCTTTTACACATTGTCCTGCCTTGTTAAGAGGGCAAAAGACAAAAACTTCCTAAGATGATTGAACGGAGTTTACTTAGGGGTATAGGGATGTTAGGAGTGCCATCATCATGAAAATAACTTTATCTGCAAGAGACTGAAATGCATAATGTTAGGCAAAGAAGGAGGGCAAGAATGTTCTGGTCACCTGACATCTTACATCTTAGCatattttgtagaatctatacCAGAGCTTGCCCTTTCAAAGTTTTCAGTATAAGGAATCACTTCTGCTATTCCATGGCCCCATTTAAGGAATAAAAACACAGGACCTAATGCAACACTTAAGAAATCTCgttaaatattaagaaatgacAAACCACTATCCTTTTTTTACACAAGAGAGATGCCAATTGCATTTTCTGAGAGCAGTGCCAGGCTGATCagtatttatgaatgaatgaagcatttCTATATAAGTAATTTACACTTTATAAAAGgacttttaaaaacttaagtCTTGTATAGCAAAGGGACAGCAACAAGAACTGAATGACAGCTTCAAGTAATAGAGTGCTAAAATGGAATCCGGTATCCCACCTGCATTTGGAGTGCTATTTGATCTTTAACTTGGCTCCTTGTACCATTTGTTGAAGCGTTTGATGTATTTGCTTTGTAAGGACTTCTGTGGAAATCACGATAGCCCTCTTGATTGGAAAGGGGCCTGCTTGGAAGCCTGCCATCTTGAAGTAGAGGTCCTGCCCAGTTTTTGTAGTTTGTGAAATTAGCATCACAGTACATAGCCCAAAGCTTACATAAAAATACCTCATTAGCTTGATTTTGGCTGAGGGAGAAAAATCTTTCTCCCCTTTTGTACTTTGGAAATTTCCTTTTAGAAgtacagttaaattttttttaaaaaacaggttgGATTTTAGGAGTTTAGCATTAAAATCTCCTGTGGGGCTCAGTATAATGCTAAGAGCTAAAGATTAGGGGCTCATAAAGGTGGGTTGAGAGGTAGCTCTACAGATGTTTGAATAAATTGATAAATGTCTTTACAATTTTCCTGCAAAGGGATCCCTTCTTAGAATTTGACCtggttttggccgggcgcggtggctcacgcctgtaatcccagcactttgggaggccgaggcaggcgggtcacgaggtcaggagatcgagaccattctggctaacatggtgaaaccccgtctctactaaaaatacaaaaaattaaccgggcgtggtggcgggcacctgtagtcccagctactctggaggctgaggcaggagaatggcgtgaatccatgaggcggagcttgcagtgagccgagatcgcgccactgcactccagcctgggcgacacagcgagactctgtctcaaaaaaaaaaaaaaaagaatttgacctGGTTTTAAAGATTTTTGGGTCCAGATACAgtagctaatgcctgtaatccaagccctttgggaggctccagtgggaggatcgcttgagcccaggagtttgagaccaacctgggcaacatagcaagacgccatctctaaaaaaaattaaataagttagctgggcatggtggcacatgcatgtagtcctgtctactcaggaggctgaggcaggaggcttgcttgagctcaggagttccaggttgtagtaagctatgatctcagcactgcactttagcctggaagacagagcgagattctgcttcttacaaaaaaaagaaagaaaaaatttttttgtagcagTTAACAAACTTCCTTTTCTATGTAGGGTATGATAAATGGACATGTCTACTCTGTGCTGTTTGAACctactaaactaaaaaaaaatgatgtcttTAGTTAAATAAAGTAAGCATCAGGCTTAATAGGATTGCTATTTCCATTTGCAGCAGAAAGATCTCAGAGTAAagaagaacttaaagaaattcaGATATGTGAAGTTGATTTCCATGGAAACGTCGTCATCCTCTGATGACAGTTGTGACAGCTTTGCTTCTGATAATTTTGCAAACACGGTAAGTGCTGCCTGAGAATAAACAGAATTGAGTCTGCAGTGCTCAAAATGCCCCAGATGCTTTGTGCGTGATTAAAACTGCTTGCTTTTTGCCTACATTTCTATACAGCCGTTATGAAAATACAGTATGCACTATAATTTCATTTCACTTTTTGCTGTGGTTCTAGGTAGTAATTGTTGGAGGTAGATTAGCTACTTATTCTATCCTTTTGAAATGTCGCCTAACCTAACATGCATGATGATTTGCCATAACAACTCAGAAATCATTTGTAAACCTCTGAACCATTTTTCTTTGTAACAAAAGCTGTTCTCTTGTAGTGCACTTGTAAATGTGATTTGCTCTCTGCACGGTTTATGGAAAATTggttcttgaaaaagaaaaaaaatgcacaaccacatttatttatttattttgcagaaaCCTAAATTCAGGTCAGATATCAGTGAAGAACTGGCAAATGTTTTTTATGAGGACTCTGATAATGAATCTTTCTGCGGCTTTTCAGAAAGTGAGGTGCAAGATGTATTAGACCATTGTGGATTTTTACAGAAACCAAGGCCAGATGTCACTAACAAACTGGCCGGTATTTTTCATGCCGACTCTGACGATGAATCATTTTGCGGTTTCTCAGAGAGTGAGATACAAGATGGAATGGTGAGTCTGAGAATTTCACCAGTTTCAAGAAGTAAGATACATTTAGAGgcatgacatatttttaaaaaattttttcttatgattttgattttagtCATGCCAGCAGACTTTgttgaccttttaaaaatttttagtattttcttcaTGTCTTAAAGCAGTGTTTACTAATGTAGTCAGACTTACAAATCATGAACATTTTGTAGGCTCTGAAAATTTGGAAACTGGTAAAATAAAATTGGCCAATCTCCAGATTTTCGTTACCACAAAAATCCAGCCTAATCAGGAAGCACACTAGTTCTTAATATTATCTACATTTGCATTTAAGTTCAAGTGCCCAGCCTAGTGCCTGTCATAGAGCAGACCTTTGATAAATGTTGGTCTCATAGTAGATCTGTGGCTGCATCTTGAAAAGCTGTGATAACTTATGTGCAGGAGCTCCATTGCAGATAATGACATTGAGGGCCCTTCCTGCTGCTACTTTTGCTCCTTGGTTGGCTTTTCCTATGCACGCTACCTTCCTTTAACTGCTGCTGCCACTGTTGTGCTGTGCCTCGGTCCCACTCTTCTGAGCATACTGTTTAATTCTGCACACATTTTCCTGTTCCAAAGACTTTCTTGACAAAGGAAGCAGTGCATTCACTGATAATCAAGTGCATGCTCTTCAACTCACTGGTCTGACATGGATCCATTGCCTGAGGATCATGGTTTGAGTAACATTGATACAAGTGGCAGTGCCTGGCCAAGGAGTGTTTTGGTCCAAATCAGTGCTTACTGGAGTTTGTTGCAGGGGGACCAGTCTGCAGATCTGGATGTGACACAAACATTGTCAATAGCCTGAATAATTTCTGGGCagtgtttcagttctttgaagaTACTGTCATGATTAATAAAATGCCAATTCATTATAATTGTTAGGAACTCAtgaaaggtttttgttgttttgtactCTCTCAATCCATGGACACTAAAAGTACGAAAAGCTGTTTGTGGGCATGTaagacttttttgagacagggtcttgcactgtcaaccaggctggagtgcactggtgtgatcatggctcactgcagcctccacctcctgggcttaagcgattctccctcagcctacccagtagctgagactacaggcgtgtaccatcatgcctgggaacttttaaaaattttttatagagatgtgggcttactttgttgctcaggctggtctcgaactcctaggcccaagcaatcctcccgtctcggcctccaaaagtgctgggattacagccaagAGCCACCTTGCTGgccttgataaatattttaatgttaaaactGAGTCTTTATGGGTGAAATTCTGGGATTtatgggtgatttttttcttctctctttttttttttaacctgcaaCCATTACCATAGTCAATTTTGGAATACCTTTATGACCCCAAAAAAttactctgtacccattaacagTCACTCCCTATTCTTTCCCAAcatccccagctcctggcaaccatcaGTCTGCTTTCTGTCGTCATAGATTAGCCCGTTGtggatatttcataaaaattgaatcatgatatgtggtcttttgtgactggcttctttcacttaggataatgatctCAAGGTTTATTTATGTTGTGGCATGTGTTAGTTCTTCATTTTATTGCAGAATATTCTGTTGTGTGAATCAACCACATTTGATTtacccattcatcagttgatggataagTGGGTTGTTTGcacttttttggctattatgaataatgctactgtgaacattcatgtacaagtttttgtgtagatgTATACTCTTAGGTATATACATAGGAGTAGAATTGTGGGTCATGTAGTaactgtttaaccttttgagaaatAGACAGAGTGGCTACACCAGTTTACATTCCTAACAGCAGTGTGTGAGGGTTACAGTTTCTCCAAATTTTTgctaatacttttttttattttccttttgcttttttttttttttgagacagaatctcactctgtcacccaggctggagtacagtggcataattttggctcaccacaacctccgcctcctgggttcaagcgattcttgtgtctcagcatccgagtagctgggactacaggcatgtgccaccacacctggctaattttttatatttttagtagagacggggttttgccatcttggccagactggtctcgaactcctgacctcaggtgatctgcccatctcagcctcccaaagagctgggattacagatgtgagccaccatacccagccttctTTTGCTTTTTAGCTCTACTATGAagtggtgtctcactatgttttgtgtttatttttatttttattttttggagacggagtcttgctctgtagcccaggctggagtgcagtggtgtgatctcagtgatctctgctcactgcaacctctgcttcctgggttcaagcgattctcttgcctcagcctcccaagtagctgggattacaggcgtgtgccactgtgcctggttaatttttgtatttttagtagagatgggatttcaccatgttggccagactggtgtcaaactcctgacgtcaggtgatccacctgccccggccttccaaagtgctgggattataggcatgagctaccacacccagcctgtcattgtgattttgatttacattacCCTATGGCTAATTTGGATAAATTTTTAATGATGAAAACCTATATTACTTTTGGAatctggaaatattttcattttgaacttCTAAAAGTAGATTAGAGAAGTACCTAGAGAAGTCAAATGTATAGACAGAAAATAggatgatggttgccaggggcggagggaaagagggaatgaggaattactgtttaatgggtatggaTGGAGTTTTAATTGGAGaagatgaaaacattctggagatggatggtggtgatggctgcacaacaatgtgCATGTATTTAATGCCATTGACTTATATacttagaaatggttaaaatgataaatctcatgtatattttattatatattttttaaagtagagaattGAGATctgttaatataatttaatattgcCATAAACATTGAAGCCATATTTATAGGGgaacacatttttttcccttttttttttttttcaagacagggtctggctctgtaaCCCAGCCCTGGCATACAGTGGCACGAACACGGCTCACTGagcctctgccacctgggctcaagccatccacccacctcagccttccaagtagctgggaccacaggcgtgcgccaccatgcccagctaatttttgtattttttttttttttgcagagacggggtttcaccgtgttgcccaggctggtctcgaactcctaggctcaagtgattcacccgcctcagcctcccaaagtgctgggattacagacatgagccactgcacccagccaggagaaCACATTTGTTCTTGtcagaattcttttaaaatacataaagatctgtttctaaagaaatgaaaagcaggTGGTaggaattttaacattttaaaaaaaggctcAGAACCACAGGCCTAGGGACTATGAAAATAGCTTATAACAGTGTGGTCCGGATAGGCTACATGGAATTAAACTGCACTCTGTTGATTGTTGTACTCTTTGTGGTTCCTGATTTTGTTACCCAGAGGTATCAGTGTTCAGTTAAAATTCATTTCATACAAGTGTCTCATTGAAAAGGGACTTTGTAGTTATACTGATGCAGCTTGTCTGCTGATCAAGTCCTAATGACTCAATTGTTGTGATTAGAGGCTGCAGTCAGTTCGGGAAGGCTGTAGGACCCGCAGCCAGTGCAGGCACTCTGGACCTCTCAGGGTGGCGATGAAGTTTCCAGCGCGAAGTACCAGGCGAGCAACCAACAAAAAAGCAGAGTCCCCCCAGCCCTCAGAGAATTCTGTGACTGATTCCAACTCCGATTCAGAAGATGAAAGTGGAATGAATTTTTTGGAGAAAAGGGctttaaatataaagcaaaacaaagcaatggTAGGTGTCTGACTTTGTGTTAGAATTAATTTTTCCTCTCTAAGCGACTCATTACTTAAATCTGTTCCATCAcgcaaaagttatttttttctgttacgtgaataaaaagttatttttgtttaCCTGTGAAGTCTTCAATGTGTGccttaaaatgtgtttctttccctgaactacttttttaaaatctgttaaagGCCTGGTTAAGTGTATAGGGGAAATCAGAAACTTTGAATGTGTCAGCTTACTATCaaatataaaaccatgagatGTACTTGAGTATTTTCCAGAAGTTAGTTGCTCATTTTTGACAGTTATTCTAAGCCAATGATATCAGTTTAATTTCCTCCCTTTTTAGCTTGCAAAACTCATGTCTGAATTAGAAAGCTTCCCTGGCTCGTTCCGTGGAAGACATCCCCTCCCGGGCTCCGACTCAGTAAGTACCAGTTCTTGTTTATATACAGTAGTGTTTTGGGCACACCTAAGGTCGATCTGTGTtgtatttaaaaatctaatttctttatttgtgtGGCCTTCTAGACAAACGAAGGGGACCTAGAGGAAACCCCCTGACAGATCTCTGGATGATCCTCCTTGAATCCTGGGCAGTTTGGTCTCTCCTTGCTGTGCTCCTGTGGCACTaaactccttttgattggttctttctttccttcccagctAGACTAAGCCCCTCATGGGCAGGTAATGAAGATTGAAAACTTTTTTCTGTTCTCCAGTGTGAGCACATTCCTCCTACATGGTAGATGTGCaatagatgtttttaaaattggagaatgaaaataaaagaagaaaatcacaatTTCTTATCAAGTTGTAGCTTGGTATCATACACAATTGCATTCTGAGGAATTAAGCTGGTACAACTCAGGGAGATTTGGTGTGTCTGCTGTGAtagaaaagatttctttttcctgcctttccCTGAGGAAAGGAAAGATGGAAAGAGGGAAACCATACAGATATCCCTCTGTTTTGCAGTGTAGAAACTGAATGTGTTTCTACAGGGTCAAGAGACAtcagagaaaattttttttttagaacagaaGATCATTTCTTACATCTTCAttaagtaaaagaataaatagcTCATCTCTCAAGTTGAAAGAAATTGGGCTTGGTattacaaaagcaaaattaagatGGCCGTATAGGTTTTAGGCTCATTTTGCCATGCATTAtgcaaaggacaaagaaaaagaaaaaatagagctcTCTTTACTTAAAACATCCTTAAGGAGAAGCTATGAATTCCCCAAAGTACTACTTCTCTTTATTATGGAATAAATGGATTCCCTTATGCGTGCTTTGTTTAGCAATCAAGGAGACCGCGAAGGCGTACATTCCCGGGTGTTGCTTCCAGGAGAAACCCTGAACGGAGAGCTCGTCCTCTTACCAGGTCAAGGTCCCGGATCCTCAGGTCCCTTGACGCTCTACccgtggaggaggaggaggaagaggataagTACATGTTGGTGAGAAAGAGGAAGACCATGGATGGCTACATGAATGTGAGTTCTCTGCGTTGGTACTTGCTCTTCTGATTCTCATCTTCGGTAGGCCTGGCATCATACACagcacaggtacacacacatCCTTAACACCAGGCGATCCATAGTAAATGTTTTCCTCTAACCATTCAGAATTGTAAACGTCACATAAGCTTACTTGGTAATTTTATTAGCAGGCGAGAATTgggttttcttcatctcttcTTAATTGTAGGCATCGTTTCCAAAATGTCCAGTTATGGCTACAGTAAGTGTATGGCTTGTTCCCCTACCATAAGCTCTAGGAGAGATTTCCAGGTTGAAGTTTGTGTGAAGAAATTACAAGTCAAGTATCTGAGATTCAAAGCTGGGGAGAgccagttttgaatctctgtgtTTCatatttgaatctctgttttttcaGTTTTGAATCTCTTTCAGTTTTTCAGTTTTGAAGTTCTGTGTTTTGTATTCCTTGTAATGCAGGAAGATGACCTGCCCAGAAGCCGTCGCTCCAGATCATCCGTGACCCTTCCGCATATAATTCGCCCAGTGGAAGAAATTACAGAGGAAGAGTTGGAGAACGTCTGCAGCAATTCTCGAGAGAAGATATATAACCGTTCACTGGTGAGAGCCTCTAAATTACACCTGAGAATGTAAACATCTGTGAGAGGAAGAGAGCTTCTGTCCCTAAGTGTTGCCCAGGTTCTAAAGGGCCTAGCATGTGAAATGTGTACCTATATGTTTTTTTTACACAAGGAAGGAAAAGTTTTACAGTATCCCTGGGATTTAGCCCTCTTTCACAGTGGAATTATCTGCTTAGTAGGTCTGTAGTCATGGCAAATCTTTTCTCCTAATTTAGAAATCaattcattcaacatatatttattgcatatctattatgtgtgtatacatagctaggtgctggagtgtggtggtacaccAAAGATAAAAGTGGATTTGGGtaggttattttttttaataagacctTTTCTTAAAGGGAAAGTGGTtttaccacaccaggctaatttttatatttttagtggagatggggttttgccatattgcccaggctggtcttaaactccttggctcaagccatccactctcctcagtctcccagaatgctggggttacaggtgtgagccactgcacctggttgaGTTATTTTTCATACCCTggcatatacatgtgtatgcagAGATTCATAGACAAAATGTAAGCCTATACTACAAAGAGGGACATTCTGTAAATATGCCATTTCCTCTGTTgaaaaacagtgtttttttttgttttttttcttaatggcttATTTGTAGGGCTCTACTTGTCATCAATGCCGTCAGAAGACTATTGATACCAAAACAAACTGCAGAAACCCAGACTGCTGGGGCGTTCGAGGCCAGTTCTGTGGCCCCTGCCTTCGAAACCGTTACGGTGAAGAGGTCAGGGATGCTCTGCTGGATCCGGTAGGTGCCTGCCAGGGGTTGGTCCTGTGGGCTTGAAGGTCAGCCACAAACTGTGATGAGGCCAGAAAAAAGGCATTGGTGAAGGGGTGGAGCCCTTTCTGTTATGgggtgctcttctttttttttaagatggagtctcattctgtcgccaggctgcagtgcagtggcgcgatctcagctcactgcaacctcctcctcctgggttcaagcgattctcctgcctcagcctcccaagtagctgggactacaggcacgcgccaccacacctagctaatttttgtatttttagtagagacggggtttcaccacgttggccaggatggtgtggTGGTAcaagatctcttgacctcgtgatccacccgccttggcctcctgaagtgctggggttacaggtgtgagccaccacgcccggcccagggTGCTCTTAATTCAGAACACAAATGAATTCAGAGGGATGGTGCTGCATAGGCATGAGCCGCTTCTACGATACTCGGGTCTGAACTGTCCCTGGGAAGTTGCTGCTCCATTTATCCCTGGTAGCTGCTTGTAACTTCCACTCCTGGAAGGAAGCATTAGGCATTAGGAAACATTAGGCATGACTAATGCATATTAATCATATAAATTTTTAACCATAAAGAAGGGGTTAAATGTAATGTAGATAAGTTGATGGGGGAGGTAAGGTTTAACTTAATTGTGCCGTTTGACAATCCTCCTTCAGAACTGGCATTGCCCGCCTTGTCGAGGAATCTGCAACTGCAGTTTCTGCCGGCAGCGAGATGGACGGTGTGCGACTGGGGTCCTTGTGTATTTAGCCAAATATCATGGCTTTGGGAATGTGCATGCCTACTTGAAAAGGtagtgggtgttttttttttctcttccacatctgaattttatattcatttatgtcTTAATGAAAAGATGATAGATGTCAGAAGAGTGGTTACTCGGGGTGGAGACTGACTGGAACGGGGCACACTGGAAGGGATGGGAACATTTTCTGTCTTCACTTAGGTGGTGGTAACCcgggtgggtgggtgtgtatgAAAAAGTCACGTAATACACTTGAAGATGCGTACACTTGACCA
Protein-coding sequences here:
- the CDCA7 gene encoding cell division cycle-associated protein 7 isoform X2; amino-acid sequence: MDARRVPQKDLRVKKNLKKFRYVKLISMETSSSSDDSCDSFASDNFANTRLQSVREGCRTRSQCRHSGPLRVAMKFPARSTRRATNKKAESPQPSENSVTDSNSDSEDESGMNFLEKRALNIKQNKAMLAKLMSELESFPGSFRGRHPLPGSDSQSRRPRRRTFPGVASRRNPERRARPLTRSRSRILRSLDALPVEEEEEEDKYMLVRKRKTMDGYMNEDDLPRSRRSRSSVTLPHIIRPVEEITEEELENVCSNSREKIYNRSLGSTCHQCRQKTIDTKTNCRNPDCWGVRGQFCGPCLRNRYGEEVRDALLDPNWHCPPCRGICNCSFCRQRDGRCATGVLVYLAKYHGFGNVHAYLKSLKQEFEMQA
- the CDCA7 gene encoding cell division cycle-associated protein 7 isoform X1; protein product: MDARRVPQKDLRVKKNLKKFRYVKLISMETSSSSDDSCDSFASDNFANTKPKFRSDISEELANVFYEDSDNESFCGFSESEVQDVLDHCGFLQKPRPDVTNKLAGIFHADSDDESFCGFSESEIQDGMRLQSVREGCRTRSQCRHSGPLRVAMKFPARSTRRATNKKAESPQPSENSVTDSNSDSEDESGMNFLEKRALNIKQNKAMLAKLMSELESFPGSFRGRHPLPGSDSQSRRPRRRTFPGVASRRNPERRARPLTRSRSRILRSLDALPVEEEEEEDKYMLVRKRKTMDGYMNEDDLPRSRRSRSSVTLPHIIRPVEEITEEELENVCSNSREKIYNRSLGSTCHQCRQKTIDTKTNCRNPDCWGVRGQFCGPCLRNRYGEEVRDALLDPNWHCPPCRGICNCSFCRQRDGRCATGVLVYLAKYHGFGNVHAYLKSLKQEFEMQA